From a single Calothrix sp. NIES-2098 genomic region:
- a CDS encoding amylo-alpha-1,6-glucosidase, translated as MPTQVTVNPGLITINDGSSFLVTASDGSIDDNQAQGFFVRDTRLISYYEISLNRYRLLLLASSNINHHSALYQFTNPPLPTINGNLPSGSLFISIRRDIVGGMHEDIDITNYHPETVEFQLMLAIRSDFADIFEVKAKNILTRGNTETIWKDGVLTTRYRNKSFVRGIVTEPVCATSQVSYANGRLMFNVVIAPGETWHTCIDFTALANGDVLKPQQTCAVSHTTEAGKVSDEFLIKATKLRSSNAEIKGFYQQALVDLGALRIQVEDNGQQFWMPAAGIPWFMAVFGRDSVITSLQTMAVYHEFARGTLLRLAQLQATQLDDWYDAQPGKMLHELRRDELTKLNQLPYSPYYGTVDTTILWIVTLAETYNWNADLAMLNECRSPLEKALSWIDKYGDFDDDGFVEYLTRSSQGLRNQGWKDSGDSMVYPNGNLVEPPIALCEVQGYVYDAWLKAALIYEVWGEQETAKKLRQKAEALYQRFNNRFWMEEEGFYCLGLDNNKQQIKSIASNPGHLLWSGIVPQERSQKLVERLFQADMWCGWGVRTLSAKNPAYNPISYQQGSVWPHDNSIIAAGLKRYGYHKQANRIAEGIFAAASYFQAGRMPELFAGIERQDNNFPVPYPDANIPQAWAAGSIFLLIRSILGLEADAPQRKLKVQPNLPKCLPDLELKNLSVGDANVSLRFWREEEQTHWKVTHIDGELQVYE; from the coding sequence ATGCCTACACAAGTTACTGTCAACCCTGGTTTAATCACAATTAACGATGGTTCCTCATTTCTGGTGACAGCTAGTGATGGTTCCATCGATGATAATCAAGCGCAAGGTTTTTTTGTTCGCGACACCCGTTTAATTTCTTACTACGAAATTTCTCTGAATCGCTACCGACTTTTGCTGCTAGCTTCTAGCAATATCAATCATCATAGTGCGCTTTATCAATTTACCAATCCGCCACTTCCTACTATCAACGGTAATTTACCTTCTGGTAGTTTGTTTATCTCCATCCGGCGCGACATTGTAGGCGGGATGCACGAAGATATCGACATTACCAACTATCATCCAGAAACAGTTGAGTTTCAGTTGATGTTGGCAATTCGTTCTGACTTTGCGGATATTTTTGAGGTGAAGGCCAAGAACATTTTAACCAGAGGTAATACTGAAACAATCTGGAAAGATGGCGTACTGACTACTAGGTACCGTAACAAATCTTTTGTCCGAGGTATCGTGACTGAGCCAGTGTGTGCTACGTCCCAAGTCAGCTATGCCAACGGACGTTTGATGTTTAATGTTGTTATTGCTCCTGGTGAAACATGGCACACCTGTATTGATTTCACAGCTTTAGCCAATGGGGATGTCCTCAAACCTCAACAAACTTGTGCTGTGTCTCATACTACAGAAGCCGGAAAGGTAAGCGATGAATTTCTGATTAAGGCGACAAAATTGCGATCGTCTAATGCTGAGATTAAAGGATTTTATCAGCAAGCGCTTGTCGATTTGGGGGCGTTACGAATTCAGGTAGAAGATAATGGACAGCAATTTTGGATGCCAGCCGCGGGTATTCCTTGGTTTATGGCTGTCTTTGGACGCGATTCTGTAATTACTAGCTTACAAACGATGGCTGTTTACCACGAATTTGCCCGTGGAACGCTGTTAAGGTTAGCTCAGTTACAAGCAACACAGTTAGATGACTGGTACGATGCTCAACCTGGCAAGATGCTGCATGAATTGCGGCGTGATGAATTAACTAAACTCAATCAACTCCCATACAGTCCCTATTACGGGACGGTAGATACGACGATTCTCTGGATTGTTACCTTGGCTGAGACTTATAATTGGAACGCCGATTTGGCGATGCTGAATGAGTGTAGATCGCCTTTAGAAAAAGCGCTAAGTTGGATTGATAAATATGGCGATTTTGATGATGACGGGTTTGTTGAGTATTTAACTCGTTCTAGTCAAGGATTACGCAATCAAGGCTGGAAAGATTCCGGTGACTCAATGGTTTACCCAAATGGCAATTTAGTTGAGCCACCAATTGCTTTGTGTGAGGTACAAGGTTACGTTTACGATGCTTGGTTAAAAGCGGCTTTAATTTATGAAGTCTGGGGAGAACAAGAAACAGCGAAAAAGCTACGTCAAAAAGCAGAAGCACTTTATCAACGCTTTAACAATCGCTTTTGGATGGAAGAGGAAGGCTTTTACTGTCTTGGCTTAGATAACAACAAGCAACAAATTAAGTCTATCGCTTCTAATCCCGGTCATCTGCTATGGTCTGGTATTGTACCCCAAGAGCGATCGCAAAAACTTGTGGAGCGACTTTTCCAAGCAGATATGTGGTGCGGTTGGGGCGTGCGGACACTTTCTGCAAAAAATCCAGCTTATAACCCCATTAGTTATCAACAGGGAAGTGTTTGGCCGCACGATAACTCTATCATTGCCGCTGGCTTGAAGCGATACGGCTATCACAAACAAGCTAACCGCATTGCTGAAGGAATTTTTGCAGCTGCTAGTTATTTTCAGGCTGGGCGAATGCCAGAATTATTTGCGGGAATTGAACGCCAAGATAATAACTTTCCAGTCCCCTATCCAGATGCCAATATCCCCCAAGCTTGGGCAGCAGGTTCAATTTTCTTACTCATTCGCAGTATCTTAGGACTCGAAGCCGATGCACCACAACGAAAGTTAAAGGTACAGCCCAATCTACCAAAGTGCTTGCCAGATTTGGAACTAAAAAATCTGAGCGTAGGAGACGCTAATGTATCATTGCGTTTTTGGCGAGAGGAGGAACAAACTCACTGGAAAGTTACCCATATTGATGGCGAATTACAAGTTTATGAATAG
- a CDS encoding short-chain dehydrogenase/reductase SDR, with protein MSYSPYLLKGQKALVTGASSGIGEAIARNLASCGAAVVINYHSEAEAAQKIVDDIRAANGEAVAIKADVSKEDQVKEMFNQTLQQFGTIDILVNNAGLQQDSAFVDMSLEQWNKVIGVNLTGQFLCAREAAKEFLRRGVQPQISCAAGKIICISSVHQVIPWAGHVNYAASKGGINMMMQSIAQELAPHKIRVNSIAPGAIKTPINKSAWDTPQAEANLLQLIPAKRVGEVEDIAKAAVWLASDDSDYVNGTTLFVDGGMTLYPGFTENG; from the coding sequence ATGAGCTATTCTCCTTATCTACTCAAAGGTCAAAAAGCCCTCGTAACTGGTGCTAGTTCTGGCATTGGTGAAGCTATAGCTCGCAATTTAGCTTCATGTGGTGCGGCAGTAGTTATTAACTATCATTCTGAAGCGGAAGCAGCACAAAAAATTGTCGATGATATTAGGGCTGCCAACGGTGAAGCTGTTGCCATTAAAGCTGATGTTAGTAAAGAAGACCAAGTAAAGGAGATGTTTAACCAAACACTCCAGCAATTTGGGACTATTGACATATTAGTGAACAATGCGGGTCTGCAACAAGACTCAGCTTTTGTAGATATGAGCCTGGAACAATGGAATAAAGTGATTGGGGTGAATCTCACAGGGCAATTCTTGTGTGCTAGAGAAGCCGCAAAAGAGTTTTTGCGCCGAGGCGTGCAACCTCAGATCTCGTGTGCAGCAGGCAAAATTATTTGTATCAGTTCAGTACATCAAGTAATTCCTTGGGCTGGTCATGTTAATTATGCTGCCAGTAAAGGCGGTATAAATATGATGATGCAAAGTATTGCCCAAGAACTTGCCCCTCATAAAATCCGCGTGAATAGCATTGCCCCTGGTGCAATTAAAACTCCCATCAATAAATCAGCGTGGGATACACCACAAGCCGAGGCGAACTTACTCCAATTGATTCCAGCAAAACGAGTAGGTGAAGTAGAAGACATCGCCAAAGCAGCAGTGTGGCTGGCTTCTGATGATTCTGATTACGTCAACGGTACAACTCTGTTTGTCGATGGAGGCATGACCTTATATCCAGGTTTTACAGAGAATGGCTAA